A window from Centropristis striata isolate RG_2023a ecotype Rhode Island chromosome 4, C.striata_1.0, whole genome shotgun sequence encodes these proteins:
- the LOC131969590 gene encoding odorant receptor 131-2-like translates to MADNNSVVGGKSLMGIIDHQVILVQVLVAVFLCINFMLITTFFMKDFFYKTMRYMLFAVTLLSDCLILILSNILLICAYFQVTIQMWLCVVVYILSSLYTFVTPVTLTAMSLERYVAICMPLRHGELCTTRNTMHCILIIHCISSLPCVVLLSIFYASASITFHTQYRVCSVEMFMLYRWQSHMYSAINQFYFLIMCILIIFSYIEIIKVAKTASGENKKSTWKGLRTVILHGFQLLLCLIRMWCPVIETALLRIDIILYINVRYSNYIIFYLGPKCLSPLIYGLRDRKFFLALKYYVLCGLYKNKALDLS, encoded by the coding sequence ATGGCTGATAATAATTCAGTGGTTGGTGGGAAATCCTTAATGGGAATCATTGATCACCAGGTAATTTTAGTTCAGGTTCTTGTAGCAGTTTTCCTTTGCATCAACTTCATGCTGATCACAACCTTTTTTATGAAGGATTTCTTCTACAAAACCATGCGCTACATGTTATTTGCTGTAACACTACTGTCTGATTGTTTGATTTTGATTCTATCAAATATCTTACTCATCTGTGCTTATTTTCAGGTTACCATACAAAtgtggttgtgtgttgttgtatatattttgtCGTCTTTGTACACGTTTGTCACCCCAGTTACTCTGACAGCAATGAGCCTGGAGCGCTACGTGGCCATTTGCATGCCTTTGCGTCATGGAGAGTTGTGCACCACTCGCAACACGATGCACTGCATCCTCATCATTCACTGCATCAGCTCTTTACCCTGTGTAGTTCTTCTGTCCATCTTCTATGCATCTGCTTCAATTACCTTTCACACACAATACAGGGTGTGTTCAGTGGAGATGTTCATGTTGTACAGATGGCAGAGTCATATGTATTCAGCTATAAATCAGTTTTACTTCCTGATTATGTGTATCCTCATTATATTCTCCTACATTGAAATAATCAAAGTGGCCAAAACGGCATCAGGAGAGAACAAAAAGTCAACATGGAAAGGGCTCAGAACAGTAATACTTCATGGTttccagctgctgctctgtctcaTCCGTATGTGGTGTCCGGTCATAGAAACTGCTTTGTTAAGAATTGatatcattttatacattaaTGTTAGGTACTctaattacattatattttatctaGGCCCAAAATGTTTGAGTCCCCTCATTTATGGTCTCAGGGATAGAAAGTTTTTCCTTGCACTGAAATACTATGTTCTTTGTGGCTTGTACAAGAACAAAGCTTTAGATTTGTCATAA
- the LOC131969969 gene encoding odorant receptor 131-2-like, with translation MADNNSVVGWKSLMRIINYQVILVQVLVAVFLCINFMLITTFFMKDFFYKTMRYILFAVTLLSDCLILMLSNILLICGYFQFTMQMWLCVVVYILSSLYTFVTPVTLTAMSLERYVAICMPLRHGELCTTRNTMHCILIIHCISSLPCVVLLSIFFASASLSLYTQYRVCSVEMFMLYRWQSHMHSAMNQFFFLIMCILIIFSYVEIIKVAKTASGENKKSTWKGLRTVILHGFQLLLCLIRMLCPVIEAAMLRIDIMLYINVRYSNYIIFYLAPKCLSPLIYGLRDGKFFLALKYYVLCGLYKNKALDLS, from the coding sequence ATGGCTGATAATAATTCTGTGGTTGGTTGGAAATCCTTAATGCGAATCATTAATTACCAGGTAATTTTAGTTCAGGTTCTTGTTGCAGTTTTCCTTTGCATCAACTTCATGCTGATCACAACCTTTTTTATGAAGGATTTCTTCTACAAAACCATGCGCTACATCTTATTTGCTGTTACACTACTGTCTGATTGTTTGATTTTGATGCTATCAAATATCTTACTCATCTGTGGTTACTTTCAGTTTACCATGCAAAtgtggttgtgtgttgttgtatatattttgtCGTCTTTGTACACGTTTGTCACCCCAGTTACTCTGACAGCAATGAGCCTGGAGCGTTACGTGGCCATTTGCATGCCTCTGCGTCATGGAGAGTTGTGCACCACTCGCAACACGATGCACTGCATCCTCATCATTCACTGCATCAGCTCTTTACCCTGTGTAGTTCTTCTGTCCATCTTCTTTGCATCTGCCTCTCTTAGCTTGTATACACAATACAGGGTGTGTTCAGTGGAGATGTTCATGTTGTACAGATGGCAGAGTCATATGCATTCAGCTATGAATCAGTTTTTCTTCCTGATTATGTGTATCCTCATTATATTCTCCTATGTTGAAATAATCAAAGTGGCCAAAACGGCATCAGGAGAGAACAAAAAGTCAACATGGAAAGGACTCAGAACAGTAATACTTCATGGTttccagctgctgctctgtctcaTCCGTATGTTGTGTCCGGTTATAGAAGCTGCTATGCTTAGAATTGATATCATGTTATACATTAATGTCAGGTACTctaattacattatattttatctaGCCCCAAAATGTTTGAGTCCCCTCATTTATGGTCTCAGGGATGGAAAGTTTTTCCTTGCACTGAAATACTATGTTCTTTGTGGCTTGTACAAGAACAAAGCTTTAGATTTGTCATAA